In a genomic window of Pelecanus crispus isolate bPelCri1 chromosome 1, bPelCri1.pri, whole genome shotgun sequence:
- the CHRNA10 gene encoding neuronal acetylcholine receptor subunit alpha-10, with translation MEPGARPLLALCLAGCLLAPGCRGAQGRFAYKLLHDLFANYSSALRPVDDTDQALNVTLQVTLSQIIDMDERNQVLTSYLWVRQAWLDAHLTWDKDAYDGIDSIRVPGSYVWRPDIILYNNADDRFGGSMETNVVLRSNGHIMWDSPAITKSSCKVDVSYFPFDGQRCRLTFGSWTYNGNQIDLHNQLDAGDLTDFVENVEWEVLGMPATRNVVTYGCCSEPYPDVTYTLLLRRRASFYIFNLLLPCVMVSFLAPLGFYLPADSGEKVSLGVTVLLALTVFQLLVAESMPPSESVPLIGKYYIATMTMITASTALTIFIMNVHHCGPGARPVPPWARRLILHHMARLCCVYEVGESCKSPRRAPGRRAGRGDAGVLGERPREGEVGAEAGACPRDRCLCHHDGLLRNVGYIAGCFRRHRAAQRWTSEWKKVAKVMDRFFMWVFFLMVFLMSVLVLGKAA, from the exons ATGGAGCCCGGCGCTCGCCCGCTGCTCGCCCTCTGCCTCGCCGGCTGCCTCCTGGCCCCGG GCTgccggggggcacagggcaggtTCGCCTACAAGCTGCTCCACGACCTCTTTGCCAACTACTCCAGTGCCCTGCGCCCCGTGGATGACACGGACCAGGCGCTCAACGTCACCCTCCAGGTCACCCTCTCCCAGATCATCGACATG GACGAGAGGAACCAGGTCCTCACCTCCTACCTGTGGGTCCGCCAGGCCTGGCTGGACGCCCACCTCACCTGGGACAAGGACGCCTACGACGGCATCGACAGCATCCGCGTCCCCGGCAGCTACGTCTGGCGGCCGGACATCATCCTCTACAACAA CGCCGATGACCGCTTCGGCGGCTCGATGGAGACCAACGTGGTGCTGCGCTCCAACGGGCACATCATGTGGGACTCGCCCGCCATCACCAAGAGCTCCTGCAAGGTGGACGTCTCCTACTTCCCCTTCGACGGGCAGCGGTGCCGCCTCACCTTCGGCTCCTGGACTTACAACGGGAACCAGATCGACCTCCACAACCAGCTGGATGCCGGGGACCTGACGGACTTCGTGGAGAACGTGGAGTGGGAGGTGCTGGGCATGCCTGCCACGAGGAACGTCGTCACCTACGGCTGCTGCTCCGAGCCCTACCCCGACGTCACCTACACCTTGCTCCTCCGCCGCCGTGCCTCCTTCTACATCTTCaacctgctcctgccctgcgtCATGGTCTCCTTCCTGGCGCCCCTTGGCTTCTACCTGCCAGCCGACTCGGGGGAGAAGGTCTCACTGGGGGTGACGGTGCTGCTGGCCCTCACTGTCTTCCAGCTGCTGGTGGCGGAGAGCATGCCACCCTCGGAGAGTGTCCCGCTCATTG GGAAGTACTACATTGCCACCATGACCATGATCACGGCCTCCACTGCGCTGACCATCTTCATCATGAACGTCCACCACTGCGGCCCGGGGGCCCGGCCCGTGCCCCCCTGGGCCAGGCGGCTCATCCTCCACCACATGGCCCGGCTCTGCTGCGTCTACGAGGTGGGCGAGAGCTGCAAGAGCCCCCGGCGGGCAccgggcaggcgggcgggcaggggggacGCTGGCGTGCTGGGGGAGAGACccagggaaggggaggtggGAGCCGAGGCGGGCGCCTGCCCCCGGGAccgctgcctgtgccaccaTGACGGCCTGCTGAGGAACGTTGGCTACATCGCCGGCTGCTTCCGGCGCCACCGAGCCGCCCAGCGCTGGACCAGCGAGTGGAAGAAGGTGGCCAAGGTGATGGACCGCTTCTTTATGTGGGTCTTCTTCCTCATGGTCTTCCTCATGAGCGTGCTGGTCCTGGGCAAAGCTGCCTGA